From a region of the Candidatus Acidiferrales bacterium genome:
- a CDS encoding uracil-DNA glycosylase → MEWREKIAIEKTARFHNETYWGKPVPGFGDPMAKVLIVGLAPAAHGANRTGRMFTGDRSGEWLYSMLHKFEFSSERVSSSADDNLRLKNCYITAVVRCAPPANKPAKDEIHNCQPYLSSELQILEGVEVIVTLGKIAFDWTIDSLSQLHFFGGRTWKENFERRPKFAHGVKLQIDEKLTLIASYHPSQQNTFTGKLTKRMFESVFKDVKELLG, encoded by the coding sequence GTGGAATGGCGAGAAAAAATTGCAATAGAAAAAACGGCGCGTTTTCATAACGAAACCTACTGGGGAAAACCGGTGCCGGGTTTCGGCGACCCGATGGCGAAAGTCTTGATCGTCGGACTCGCGCCCGCGGCACACGGCGCGAACCGCACGGGCAGAATGTTCACAGGAGACAGAAGCGGAGAGTGGCTGTATAGCATGCTGCACAAATTTGAGTTCTCCAGCGAACGAGTTTCATCATCAGCGGACGACAACTTGAGACTGAAGAATTGCTATATAACGGCTGTTGTACGCTGTGCACCGCCCGCGAACAAACCAGCGAAAGACGAGATTCATAATTGCCAGCCTTATTTGTCAAGCGAGCTGCAAATTCTTGAAGGCGTCGAAGTGATCGTCACGCTTGGAAAAATCGCATTCGATTGGACGATAGACTCATTGTCACAACTGCACTTCTTCGGAGGAAGAACTTGGAAAGAGAACTTCGAACGTCGTCCCAAGTTTGCGCACGGCGTGAAACTGCAAATAGACGAGAAATTGACGCTCATCGCGTCTTATCATCCAAGCCAGCAGAATACTTTCACGGGGAAGTTAACGAAGCGCATGTTCGAGTCGGTATTCAAGGATGTTAAGGAACTTCTAGGATGA
- a CDS encoding MFS transporter, with translation MKRTPVYLVLLTVFIDLVGFGIIIPLLPFYAQHFGATPTVIGLLSSSYSVMQFLFVPFWGRFSDRIGRRPIILMSVTGSFISYMIFGFSDSLALLFISRILAGFMGANISTAQAYIADTTSVEERARYMGFIGAAFGFGFMLGPFIGGVLSRISYGAPGFFASGISLANVVLAYFMLPESNPRYSAFGIQSRGSARKISWLNVAATQSAFRNHGIRNLVLVFFFYTVAFSILYVAFPLFSKEILKYDAEDNGYFFAYVGMVGIIIQGGAIGRLARRFGEKSLVTAGLAFFVSALVLVPVTRALSTLIVSATLLAVGSAFIAPSLTSLISKYAGTGEQGSTLGVSQSFSSLGRVIGPFLGGFIIGTTGFAWPFLTGAIMIVIALILSLRAASPASQKSG, from the coding sequence GTGAAACGCACCCCGGTTTATCTCGTACTCCTCACCGTCTTCATCGACCTTGTGGGCTTCGGAATAATAATTCCGCTGCTGCCGTTCTATGCGCAGCATTTCGGCGCAACCCCGACTGTAATCGGGCTTTTGAGCTCTTCATATTCGGTCATGCAATTTCTATTTGTGCCGTTCTGGGGAAGATTCTCGGACCGGATCGGCCGAAGACCGATTATTCTAATGAGCGTCACTGGCTCTTTTATTTCCTACATGATTTTCGGATTTTCGGATTCGCTCGCGCTCCTTTTTATATCTCGGATTTTGGCGGGCTTCATGGGTGCAAATATCTCGACTGCACAGGCGTACATCGCCGATACGACGTCGGTCGAAGAGAGAGCAAGATACATGGGATTTATCGGTGCTGCATTCGGTTTTGGGTTCATGCTCGGACCATTCATAGGCGGAGTCCTTAGCAGAATAAGTTATGGAGCGCCGGGATTTTTCGCATCAGGGATTTCGCTGGCGAATGTGGTGCTCGCATATTTCATGCTGCCGGAATCCAATCCCCGGTATTCCGCATTCGGGATACAGAGCCGTGGATCGGCTCGCAAAATAAGTTGGCTCAACGTTGCTGCGACCCAATCCGCTTTTCGAAATCACGGGATCCGGAACCTCGTGCTGGTTTTCTTTTTCTATACGGTTGCGTTCTCGATTCTTTATGTGGCTTTTCCGCTTTTCAGCAAGGAGATATTGAAGTACGATGCCGAGGATAACGGATACTTCTTTGCATATGTCGGGATGGTTGGAATCATCATTCAAGGTGGGGCAATCGGTCGGCTTGCAAGAAGATTCGGCGAAAAATCGCTTGTAACAGCCGGCCTGGCCTTTTTTGTCTCTGCATTGGTTCTTGTCCCGGTCACTCGCGCACTGTCGACACTTATCGTTTCTGCAACGTTGTTGGCAGTGGGGAGCGCGTTCATAGCTCCCTCGCTGACTAGCTTGATTTCAAAATATGCTGGTACAGGTGAACAGGGCAGCACACTGGGAGTCTCGCAGTCGTTCTCGAGCCTTGGAAGGGTCATCGGACCTTTCCTGGGAGGGTTCATCATAGGGACGACGGGATTCGCATGGCCCTTTCTTACAGGCGCCATCATGATTGTGATTGCACTTATCCTTTCCCTCCGCGCGGCGAGCCCGGCTTCTCAAAAATCTGGTTAG
- a CDS encoding DUF4921 family protein, with the protein MDYENFYHIMPDGTAKQLNPFTGTEVWAVPGRGSKPIYSNHTVQPQKIKPKEKEDYCSFCETRLFETPPEKVRVTRQGNTYSKIKRLPPDKYFDNIAEFRRIPNLFEIVTLDYWKKNYGYKLNREQLQWRDSYFGNPTGLRHITDIINFKLERMGRRPEEIGKIPLEEKLSMADPFFGGCHDIIIAHRHFLQDAEYDNQLISSGDMTPESHYQYLLFAIESMVDIFEMNRYARYISIFQNWLSPAGASVDHLHKQLVALDEWGSSITEQTKMIRQDPNIFNEYGANFAGHHNLVFAENEHAIAFVGIGHRYPTIEIFSKSHAARPQEHTQEEIRGMSNMVHAVHAAAGPEISCNEEWYYTPIDSVYKMPWRILIKWRINVPAGFEGGTSIYINPLTPVEIRDRLVPGLYKLRDEKKIEFMRIAEECKLQPNPLKYYLK; encoded by the coding sequence TTGGACTACGAAAATTTCTACCACATAATGCCCGATGGCACAGCGAAACAGCTCAATCCTTTTACAGGCACCGAGGTGTGGGCCGTACCCGGAAGAGGGAGCAAGCCCATTTACTCAAATCATACCGTCCAGCCTCAGAAGATCAAGCCGAAGGAGAAAGAAGATTATTGCAGCTTTTGCGAAACAAGACTTTTCGAGACACCACCGGAAAAGGTAAGAGTAACCAGACAGGGAAATACTTATTCGAAAATCAAACGTCTTCCTCCCGACAAATATTTCGACAACATCGCCGAGTTCAGGCGTATCCCTAACCTGTTCGAGATAGTAACACTCGATTACTGGAAAAAAAATTACGGATATAAACTTAATCGCGAACAGCTTCAATGGCGGGACAGCTACTTCGGTAATCCCACGGGGTTGCGGCACATAACCGACATCATAAATTTCAAGCTGGAGAGGATGGGGCGGAGGCCGGAGGAAATCGGAAAAATCCCGCTGGAAGAAAAACTCAGTATGGCGGACCCCTTCTTCGGCGGCTGCCACGATATAATAATAGCCCACAGACATTTTTTACAAGACGCCGAATACGACAACCAGCTAATTTCGTCGGGCGACATGACTCCTGAATCTCACTATCAATATCTTCTGTTCGCAATCGAATCCATGGTCGATATTTTCGAAATGAACAGATATGCCCGCTATATCAGCATATTTCAAAATTGGTTGAGTCCGGCAGGCGCTTCCGTCGATCACCTTCACAAGCAGCTGGTGGCTCTCGATGAGTGGGGGTCTTCCATAACCGAACAGACAAAAATGATCAGACAGGATCCGAACATCTTCAATGAATACGGAGCGAATTTCGCAGGCCACCACAATCTCGTTTTCGCTGAAAACGAACATGCAATCGCATTTGTGGGTATCGGTCATCGATATCCGACAATAGAGATTTTTTCAAAATCGCATGCGGCACGGCCGCAGGAGCATACACAGGAGGAAATTCGCGGGATGAGCAACATGGTACATGCAGTTCATGCTGCGGCGGGACCAGAAATTTCCTGCAACGAAGAATGGTATTACACGCCTATAGATTCGGTTTACAAGATGCCGTGGCGAATCTTAATAAAATGGAGAATAAATGTCCCCGCCGGCTTCGAGGGTGGAACGAGCATATATATAAATCCACTCACGCCGGTTGAGATTAGAGACAGACTTGTTCCGGGACTCTACAAACTCCGCGACGAGAAAAAGATCGAATTCATGAGAATTGCGGAGGAGTGCAAGTTGCAGCCTAACCCGCTGAAATATTATTTAAAATAA
- a CDS encoding flippase, with translation MVTRSEQLSILSTVRRIFLNIFSLSWAQIATRGVSVFTMMYLARVISTAGLGMLGFAAAFVGYFSIMVDFGTQTVGSREIAKDRSNMESVVGSVISYRSMTCGLGFTVYCVVVALLKEPILVKVVLFISGLSVFTIPFNLDFVFIGVEKMGFVATRVFGSSVLTLIGVFLLVHNLADVWIAAGIPVFSNFLNTAWLFRYYLKRIGRVRILIDFKALKHLLLQSWPVGLSALMISVYYNMDTVMLGFMRSKEEVGLYTAAYKIIYLVALFQSAVNQSIFPTLSRLWESNREKLRLMVETSMDMMLLVSAVVTIGVFDLSGLVIRLAFGSHFGLSSNVLRVLIFTMSFVYNETVTAPLLYATGRQKRHLIAVSLGALTNTLLNFLLIPQYGMFGAAAATIAAEVVVFTMLYIYARRIVASSGFWALRAAVLYSLVLCVTVVLPSLLISTILLVGIITIGLFAFRKFMNQFTAIRTVVS, from the coding sequence ATGGTCACTAGAAGCGAGCAACTTTCAATTTTGTCTACTGTTCGACGGATCTTCCTAAATATCTTCTCACTATCATGGGCGCAGATCGCCACAAGGGGAGTAAGCGTATTCACCATGATGTACCTTGCCCGCGTGATTTCAACAGCAGGGCTTGGCATGCTAGGGTTCGCGGCTGCCTTTGTTGGCTACTTCAGCATCATGGTTGATTTCGGGACCCAAACTGTGGGAAGCCGGGAAATAGCGAAGGATCGGTCAAACATGGAATCGGTAGTCGGTTCGGTGATTTCCTATCGTTCGATGACTTGCGGTTTGGGATTCACTGTTTACTGTGTAGTTGTGGCTTTGCTAAAGGAACCAATTCTAGTCAAGGTGGTCCTGTTCATTTCAGGACTCAGTGTCTTCACTATTCCTTTTAACCTTGATTTTGTCTTCATAGGGGTTGAAAAAATGGGCTTTGTGGCTACTCGGGTTTTTGGTTCCTCTGTCCTGACTCTTATCGGGGTATTTCTACTCGTTCACAATCTGGCTGATGTCTGGATCGCTGCTGGCATCCCGGTTTTTTCCAACTTTCTCAATACCGCCTGGCTATTCCGCTATTATTTGAAACGCATTGGGCGCGTCCGAATTCTAATTGATTTCAAGGCACTAAAGCACTTGCTGCTTCAATCCTGGCCGGTTGGTTTGTCGGCTCTCATGATCTCTGTTTACTATAACATGGATACGGTGATGTTGGGGTTTATGAGATCAAAAGAAGAGGTCGGTCTCTATACGGCCGCATACAAGATAATATATTTGGTTGCTCTATTTCAATCAGCGGTGAACCAATCAATTTTCCCCACCCTTTCAAGGTTATGGGAAAGCAATCGCGAAAAGCTTAGATTGATGGTAGAGACATCTATGGATATGATGCTTCTGGTCAGCGCCGTGGTGACAATAGGTGTTTTCGATCTATCGGGTCTGGTTATTAGGTTAGCGTTTGGATCGCATTTCGGATTGTCAAGTAATGTTTTGAGGGTACTGATTTTCACTATGAGCTTTGTTTATAATGAGACAGTTACTGCGCCACTACTCTATGCCACGGGCAGGCAAAAGCGGCATCTAATTGCAGTCTCTCTGGGAGCACTTACGAATACCTTACTTAATTTTCTCCTGATTCCGCAGTACGGGATGTTTGGGGCAGCAGCAGCGACCATCGCCGCTGAAGTAGTGGTATTCACCATGCTCTACATATACGCTCGGAGGATCGTGGCGAGTTCTGGCTTCTGGGCCCTCCGTGCGGCAGTACTGTACTCATTGGTGCTATGTGTAACTGTTGTGTTACCGAGTTTACTTATTTCAACAATTCTTTTGGTGGGCATCATAACTATTGGATTGTTTGCATTTCGCAAATTCATGAACCAGTTTACAGCTATTCGTACAGTTGTTTCATAA
- a CDS encoding polysaccharide biosynthesis tyrosine autokinase — translation MSSDTNGFGNGKGINGNGSFSGSSLLIRGQQEEITFQDIIEKVYRRKNIVIIVFLFILTLTALYTFLQRPTYEATSQVLIQKSKTGSNGILEGMGDILQPFESDERRITNEMDILQTNLLRTNVAHRLLSSPVITTRGGPDTMEIITRSEERLRKNPANFSLIDLVKASLEKAVSFTNDRNSDIISIAVRSHSPEEAAHIADVYTQEYYGLNLSSSRNMATNVRQFLESQLTDTRKDLDVSENNLQSYMQSQGIVSLDDESKQLIEAMSTFEAQRDDVVIEEKSHQQVLQSYRDQLARIEPSLSANVSDAIDPYISLLQEQIAKLQVNRDVAMAQNPVVGNKDVYNQIVAQADSQIAELQRKLKDKTTKFLERQAFAAGSPQTSQGSSSGNYDPTGYYKQLKLQILQEEIQLSSIQAQRRELDNIVGKYEGEFSKLPKQYIGLAKLDRAEKSKEKLFLMVQDSYQQAQIAEQSQFGYVQIVDPAVPPQKPVSPKIPLNLTLGLLLGLALGIGLVFVLDYLDRSIKSPEDLEKKGLNVLGSIPIMSGATIGKEDERERKVMKDGQMVQLRLITHHKPSDPISESYRSLRTAIQYSRIDKPIKTLLVASALPKEGKSTTVANLAVTMAKAGLKTLLVDGDLRRPVQHRVFNCDRKPGLIEYMKGEIDLNTAVRKTFVENLFLLPTGSLPPNPAEVLGSDTMKATLEIFKASFDVVVFDSPPIVAVTDGVILSKLTDAAVFVTLANKTEVDVLEKAYSTLRQVKADVIGFVLNEFDVTKAYGAYYRYYRYYHYYGHSEEGKGKA, via the coding sequence TTGAGTTCCGATACCAATGGCTTCGGTAATGGCAAAGGAATTAATGGGAACGGATCGTTCTCCGGCAGTAGTTTGTTAATTCGCGGCCAGCAGGAGGAGATCACCTTTCAGGATATAATTGAGAAGGTATATCGCCGCAAAAATATCGTTATCATCGTCTTCCTTTTTATACTTACCTTGACGGCTCTCTATACATTTCTTCAACGTCCGACTTACGAGGCAACGTCTCAGGTCCTGATTCAGAAGAGCAAGACAGGATCTAACGGCATACTGGAAGGCATGGGCGATATTCTCCAACCTTTCGAGTCCGATGAAAGAAGAATCACCAACGAAATGGATATTCTCCAAACTAATCTTCTCAGAACAAACGTTGCACACCGACTTTTGAGTTCTCCGGTTATCACGACCAGAGGTGGACCGGATACCATGGAGATCATCACCAGGTCGGAAGAAAGGTTGAGAAAGAATCCGGCAAATTTCAGCCTGATCGATTTGGTGAAGGCGTCGTTGGAGAAAGCGGTGTCGTTTACGAACGACCGCAACTCGGACATAATAAGCATTGCCGTAAGAAGTCACTCTCCCGAAGAGGCTGCTCATATCGCGGATGTATATACACAAGAATATTATGGTTTGAATCTTAGCTCGAGCCGCAACATGGCAACGAACGTAAGACAATTTCTTGAAAGCCAGCTTACTGATACGAGAAAGGATCTCGACGTTTCCGAGAACAACCTGCAAAGCTATATGCAGTCTCAAGGGATAGTTTCCCTCGACGACGAATCGAAGCAGCTGATCGAGGCGATGAGCACGTTCGAGGCGCAGCGCGACGATGTGGTAATCGAGGAAAAATCCCACCAGCAAGTTCTGCAGTCGTACAGAGACCAGCTCGCAAGAATCGAACCTTCGCTGTCTGCTAATGTTTCGGATGCAATCGATCCGTATATCTCTCTTCTGCAGGAGCAGATAGCAAAGCTGCAGGTGAACCGCGATGTAGCGATGGCGCAGAACCCGGTGGTTGGGAACAAGGACGTCTATAACCAGATCGTTGCGCAGGCAGATTCGCAGATAGCGGAGCTGCAACGAAAACTCAAAGACAAGACAACTAAGTTCTTAGAGAGGCAAGCGTTTGCCGCGGGTTCGCCCCAGACGTCGCAGGGATCGTCTTCCGGCAATTATGACCCGACAGGGTATTACAAGCAATTGAAGCTTCAAATACTGCAGGAGGAGATCCAACTGAGTAGCATTCAAGCGCAAAGAAGAGAGCTTGATAACATCGTCGGAAAATACGAGGGAGAATTTTCGAAACTGCCGAAGCAATACATCGGACTCGCAAAGTTGGATCGCGCAGAAAAAAGCAAAGAGAAATTGTTCTTGATGGTACAGGACAGTTATCAGCAGGCGCAGATTGCGGAGCAATCTCAGTTTGGTTATGTACAAATAGTTGATCCCGCGGTACCGCCACAGAAACCGGTAAGTCCAAAGATCCCCTTGAATCTTACTTTGGGCCTGCTGCTTGGATTGGCTCTCGGAATAGGTCTGGTATTTGTGCTCGATTATTTGGATAGGAGCATTAAGTCGCCTGAGGATCTTGAAAAGAAAGGTCTGAATGTGTTGGGGTCGATACCCATCATGTCGGGAGCCACTATCGGCAAAGAGGATGAAAGAGAGCGGAAGGTGATGAAGGATGGCCAGATGGTGCAGCTGCGTTTGATTACGCACCACAAGCCGTCAGATCCAATATCGGAATCTTACAGGTCGCTCAGAACGGCGATTCAGTATTCTCGAATCGATAAACCGATCAAGACACTTCTTGTCGCCAGCGCGCTTCCCAAGGAAGGGAAATCCACTACAGTCGCAAACTTGGCAGTCACTATGGCGAAGGCCGGTTTGAAAACGCTTCTTGTCGACGGTGATCTCCGGAGGCCTGTACAGCACAGAGTGTTCAATTGTGACCGGAAACCGGGTTTGATCGAGTATATGAAAGGTGAAATCGATCTCAACACCGCGGTGAGAAAAACATTTGTAGAAAATCTATTTTTACTTCCTACAGGCTCCCTTCCTCCGAATCCGGCAGAAGTGCTCGGCTCCGATACGATGAAAGCCACCCTGGAGATATTCAAGGCGAGTTTCGATGTGGTGGTTTTTGATTCTCCACCTATCGTTGCTGTTACAGATGGCGTGATTCTCTCCAAGCTCACCGATGCAGCCGTTTTCGTAACACTTGCAAATAAGACAGAAGTCGACGTGCTGGAGAAAGCTTATTCGACATTGAGGCAGGTCAAGGCTGATGTGATTGGTTTTGTTCTCAACGAATTCGATGTGACCAAGGCCTACGGCGCATATTATCGATACTATCGCTACTATCATTATTACGGTCACTCCGAAGAGGGCAAGGGCAAAGCGTAG
- a CDS encoding SDR family oxidoreductase has translation MNYLVTGGAGFIGSHIVDKLLEKGNKVRVLDNFSTGRKENLAYSLDKVELIEGDVRDYQVVREAAEGIDVVLHQAAISSVVKSVDDPVTTNAVNVDGTVNILQASRDASVKRVVYASSASVYGNNPDVPKRETMMPSPESPYAVSKLTGEYYCKVFSSLFGLHTVCLRYFNVFGERQDPSSEYSGVISRFISALLSDRNPTIYGDGEQSRDFVYVRNVVDANILAGTIDCRPGPVLNVGCSARTTLNQLVKELNSIIGKNLTPIYQPPRAGDVRNSLADITLIEKVLCYEPKIGFRQGLEKTIDGHLRLRNPLV, from the coding sequence GTGAACTATCTCGTAACGGGTGGAGCCGGATTTATCGGATCACATATCGTGGACAAACTTCTTGAAAAAGGGAATAAAGTCCGCGTGTTAGACAACTTTTCGACTGGCAGGAAAGAGAACCTGGCGTATTCATTGGACAAAGTCGAGTTAATTGAGGGAGATGTTCGGGATTATCAAGTTGTGCGAGAAGCCGCAGAAGGAATTGATGTGGTATTGCACCAAGCGGCGATATCCTCGGTTGTGAAGTCGGTGGACGACCCGGTAACCACCAATGCGGTCAACGTGGATGGAACAGTAAACATCCTGCAGGCATCTCGTGACGCCAGCGTGAAAAGAGTTGTTTATGCTTCGTCGGCTTCGGTGTATGGCAACAACCCGGATGTTCCTAAAAGAGAAACGATGATGCCGTCTCCGGAGTCCCCCTATGCTGTCTCGAAGCTCACGGGAGAATATTACTGCAAAGTATTTTCGAGCTTGTTTGGACTGCACACCGTGTGTCTTCGTTATTTCAATGTCTTCGGAGAAAGGCAGGACCCCTCTTCCGAATACTCCGGAGTGATTTCAAGATTCATATCCGCGCTGCTTTCGGATAGAAATCCGACAATCTATGGAGATGGCGAACAGAGCCGGGATTTCGTCTACGTCAGGAATGTCGTGGATGCCAATATCCTAGCGGGTACCATCGACTGCAGGCCGGGTCCCGTTTTGAATGTTGGATGCTCTGCTAGAACGACGCTGAACCAATTAGTGAAAGAACTCAACTCGATTATTGGCAAGAACTTGACTCCGATCTACCAGCCTCCGCGTGCGGGAGATGTAAGAAATTCCCTTGCAGATATTACTTTGATCGAAAAAGTATTGTGCTATGAACCGAAGATCGGTTTCCGCCAAGGACTGGAAAAGACGATAGACGGACATCTTCGATTAAGAAATCCCTTAGTCTGA
- a CDS encoding UpxY family transcription antiterminator produces MEKPGSAKCWHVMYVHARHEKKIHSEMLKMGIESFLPMKKELHTWSDRKKWIEVPLFSCYVFVRIDPSGKDITSDEKNRVYLLNGFVKFVSSNGKPSIVPQWQIDGIRKIVDSYPDTVEVLDSDYVGTDGAIIGGPLSGMTGKIIEVKNRKCFLIKIDGIEKVLSVTIPVSSFKPFPSQRSRRSEGSLSEIPAENLDKSGQMGEVSKANRQRLPRNLNRKTPNTGQPGSSTIRK; encoded by the coding sequence ATGGAGAAGCCCGGCAGTGCAAAGTGCTGGCATGTCATGTACGTGCACGCGCGGCATGAGAAGAAAATCCATTCTGAAATGCTCAAGATGGGAATTGAGTCGTTCCTCCCTATGAAGAAGGAACTGCACACATGGAGCGACCGGAAAAAATGGATCGAGGTTCCCCTCTTTAGCTGCTACGTATTTGTCCGAATAGATCCCTCGGGGAAAGACATAACCTCCGACGAGAAAAACCGAGTGTACCTTTTAAACGGGTTTGTGAAGTTCGTTTCCTCAAATGGGAAGCCGAGTATCGTACCACAGTGGCAGATCGACGGTATCAGAAAGATCGTCGATTCCTATCCCGACACAGTTGAGGTGTTGGATTCCGATTATGTCGGAACGGACGGCGCAATAATTGGGGGTCCTCTTTCGGGAATGACCGGAAAGATTATCGAAGTAAAAAACCGGAAGTGCTTCCTGATAAAAATCGACGGCATTGAGAAAGTGTTATCTGTTACAATCCCGGTTTCCTCGTTCAAACCGTTCCCGTCCCAAAGATCACGAAGATCCGAGGGATCCCTTTCGGAGATTCCTGCGGAGAACCTCGACAAGTCGGGACAAATGGGAGAAGTGAGCAAAGCTAATCGACAAAGGCTACCGAGAAACCTTAACCGGAAAACCCCAAATACGGGGCAACCTGGATCTTCGACGATCCGGAAGTAA
- the ychF gene encoding redox-regulated ATPase YchF: protein MGFNCGIIGLPNVGKSTIFNAMTAAGIAAENYPFCTIEPNVGIVPVPDMRLDKLASFYKTGKIIPTTIEFVDIAGLVKGASKGEGLGNQFLGHIREVDAVAHVVRCFEDSNVIHVDGSVDPKRDIEIVEAELIIKDIETLERKMKETEGRARSGDKKIKEEYDVYVRLMGHLNTGRLAKYLTFEDEMHREYVRLLNLLTDKPVMYIANVDEESMKGSSEGSRADNKYVQAVCEVASREGARVVRVSGKIEAELSQLNSEERAAFLSDLGLKESGLERVIREGYSLLNLITFFTAGPKEVHAWTVEANTCAPKAAGKIHSDFEKGFIRMEVIKYDDLMHLGSEQGVKDAGLLHIEGKDYMLHDGDIVVVRFTV from the coding sequence GTGGGTTTTAACTGCGGAATCATAGGGCTTCCTAACGTCGGGAAATCGACGATCTTCAACGCAATGACAGCTGCCGGAATCGCAGCCGAAAATTATCCATTTTGTACCATTGAGCCGAATGTAGGGATTGTCCCGGTCCCCGACATGCGACTCGATAAGCTGGCCTCTTTCTACAAGACGGGTAAAATAATTCCGACAACGATCGAATTTGTTGACATTGCTGGTCTCGTCAAAGGTGCAAGCAAGGGCGAAGGTCTCGGTAATCAATTCCTCGGTCATATCCGTGAGGTTGATGCCGTCGCTCATGTGGTACGATGCTTCGAAGACTCGAACGTCATACACGTCGACGGCTCAGTCGATCCGAAAAGAGACATCGAAATTGTCGAGGCGGAGCTGATCATCAAAGACATCGAGACGCTGGAAAGGAAGATGAAAGAGACCGAAGGACGCGCGCGTTCGGGAGATAAGAAAATTAAGGAAGAGTACGACGTTTACGTCCGTTTAATGGGACACCTCAATACAGGAAGGCTTGCAAAGTATTTGACCTTCGAAGATGAAATGCACCGCGAGTACGTTCGGTTACTGAATCTTCTGACAGACAAGCCTGTGATGTATATTGCCAATGTCGACGAAGAAAGTATGAAAGGCAGTTCCGAAGGGAGCCGCGCGGACAACAAGTATGTCCAGGCCGTATGTGAAGTGGCCTCGCGAGAAGGGGCGAGAGTAGTGAGGGTATCCGGGAAGATTGAAGCCGAACTTTCGCAGCTGAATTCCGAAGAGCGAGCAGCTTTTCTCTCCGACTTGGGATTGAAAGAATCCGGGCTTGAGCGGGTGATCCGTGAAGGCTATTCGCTCCTGAATCTCATTACATTTTTCACCGCGGGTCCTAAAGAGGTTCATGCCTGGACAGTCGAGGCGAATACCTGTGCCCCGAAGGCAGCTGGGAAAATTCATTCCGATTTCGAGAAAGGGTTCATCAGGATGGAAGTAATTAAGTACGATGACCTTATGCATCTCGGTTCGGAGCAAGGAGTCAAAGACGCCGGACTTTTGCATATCGAGGGGAAGGACTACATGCTTCACGACGGCGACATCGTTGTTGTAAGATTCACCGTGTAA
- a CDS encoding isocitrate/isopropylmalate family dehydrogenase — translation MSCTITLIPGDGIGPEITSAAMRVIASAGAKIDWEIYDAGFAAIEKYKDPLPQQVIDSIAKNKIALKGPLTTPIGTGFRSVNVALRKEFDLYSNLRPAKSFEGIKSRYENIDLVIVRENTEEFYSGIEHYVDARKSAAETIGIVTRTGSERIIKFAFDYAVSHGREKVTVVHKANILKYTGGLFLDIAKVIAKDYPQVRMDDKIVDNMAMQMVINPNQFDVIVTTNLFGDILSDLASGLVGGLGLAPGANIGYNAAIFEAVHGSAPDIAGKNIANPCAIILASSMMLEHIGESGAGKKIASAVAAVIKEGEKVTRDINPANPVSTEEMADAIIEKL, via the coding sequence ATGTCCTGCACAATTACTTTAATTCCCGGCGACGGAATCGGACCTGAAATAACAAGCGCGGCAATGCGAGTTATTGCCTCTGCAGGCGCGAAGATCGATTGGGAAATTTATGATGCCGGTTTCGCCGCCATCGAGAAGTACAAAGACCCGCTTCCGCAGCAGGTCATAGACTCGATCGCGAAAAACAAAATTGCCCTGAAGGGGCCGTTGACGACCCCGATCGGTACCGGCTTTAGAAGCGTGAACGTGGCGCTCAGAAAGGAATTCGATCTCTATTCCAACCTCAGGCCGGCGAAATCATTCGAGGGGATTAAATCACGGTACGAAAATATCGATCTCGTTATTGTCCGCGAGAATACCGAAGAATTTTACAGCGGCATAGAACACTACGTCGATGCACGTAAAAGCGCGGCGGAGACCATCGGCATTGTAACACGCACAGGCTCCGAGAGAATAATCAAGTTCGCATTCGATTACGCTGTGAGCCACGGTAGAGAAAAAGTAACGGTGGTTCACAAGGCGAATATACTCAAATATACCGGCGGACTTTTTCTAGACATTGCCAAAGTCATTGCGAAGGATTATCCGCAAGTAAGGATGGATGACAAGATTGTCGATAACATGGCGATGCAGATGGTCATCAATCCGAACCAATTCGATGTGATCGTTACGACAAATCTGTTCGGCGACATCCTTTCGGATCTCGCATCCGGTCTTGTGGGCGGGCTCGGTCTTGCACCGGGAGCAAACATCGGATACAATGCGGCCATATTTGAAGCAGTTCACGGAAGCGCGCCGGACATCGCAGGCAAAAATATTGCCAACCCGTGCGCCATTATACTCGCCTCATCCATGATGCTTGAACATATCGGTGAATCCGGTGCGGGCAAGAAGATAGCGTCTGCCGTCGCGGCAGTCATAAAGGAAGGGGAAAAAGTCACGCGGGACATCAACCCGGCAAACCCGGTCTCGACGGAGGAGATGGCGGATGCCATAATAGAGAAACTGTAA